The Limanda limanda chromosome 20, fLimLim1.1, whole genome shotgun sequence genome has a segment encoding these proteins:
- the LOC133026976 gene encoding claudin-11-like: MAHMCRQLVGGAASCAGWVGLIVGTATNDWVRTCEYAVSTCVRMDELGSRGLWAECVISPALSHCVAHSQILSLPAYLQTSRALMIGSSLLGLPATLLVLMAMSCVRLQNDTAAVKLRRARVGGVLFILMAVCGTISTVWFPIGAHQDEGLMSFGFSLYAGWVGSGLCLVGGCMILCCHGTDLRNPGRENSFYYSRKRGTDSPMDPPANHAKSAMV, translated from the exons ATGGCGCACATGTGCAGGCagctggtggggggggcggcCAGCTGCGCGGGCTGGGTCGGGCTCATCGTCGGCACGGCCACGAACGACTGGGTTCGAACCTGCGAGTACGCGGTGTCCACCTGCGTGCGCATGGACGAGCTGGGCTCCAGGGGCCTGTGGGCGGAGTGCGTCATCTCCCCCGCCCTCTCCCACTGCGTCGCTCACAGCCAGATCCTCAGCCTgccag cctACTTGCAGACGTCTCGTGCTCTGATGATtggctcctccctcctcggcCTCCCGGCCACGCTGCTCGTGCTCATGGCGATGTCTTGCGTGCGGCTGCAGAATGACACCGCGGCCGTGAAGCTGCGCCGCGCACGAGTGGGAGGAGTCCTGTTCATCCTCATGg ctgtgtgtgGCACCATCTCCACGGTCTGGTTTCCGATCGGCGCCCACCAGGACGAGGGTCTGATGTCTTTCGGCTTCTCGCTCTACGCCGGCTGGGTGGGCTCGGGTCTCTGCCTCGTGGGCGGCTGCATGATCCTGTGTTGCCATGGCACCGACCTGCGGAACCCGGGCCGAGAGAACAGCTTCTACTACTCCAGGAAGAGGGGGACGGACTCGCCGATGGACCCCCCCGCCAACCACGCCAAGAGCGCCATGGTGTAG